The following are from one region of the Rhodopirellula sp. P2 genome:
- a CDS encoding DUF1501 domain-containing protein: protein MSIDPESRDLVSRREMLLQGGGGFGALALAGLLQADEAKAATPTVESPLASKLTHHPGKAKSVIFLFMDGGPSHLDTFDPKPDLDKLAGKPIPESFGRVITAMGEFDSPIMPTQRKWKQHGEGGLWISDWLPHTAKMADELAVIRSCWTNGINHSGGICQMNTGTQFAGRPSLGSWVTYGLGTENENLPAFVVMQEGKGRVINGARNWGAGFMPAVYQGTTMQREGPAFSNLVPPQHVMPAQQRKELDFLSQLNRRHAESRQDNTDLDARIRSFELAFKMQAHAPEAVDLSQETAETQKMYGMDDKKTEAYGRNLLMARRLVERGVRFVQCYHGAGSKWDAHSDMEGNHTRMCGGMDLPVAGLLRDLKQRGLLDQTLVVWGGEFGRTPMSEKGDGRDHNPTGFTMWMAGGGVNGGQAYGTTDSLGLHAVEDRLHVHDIHSTILHLMGVDHKKLVYMHKGRPERIDQNEGRAYTEIAST from the coding sequence ATGTCGATTGATCCAGAGAGCCGCGATCTTGTCTCTCGTCGAGAAATGCTCTTGCAGGGCGGAGGGGGTTTCGGGGCCTTGGCTTTGGCTGGTTTGTTACAAGCTGACGAGGCAAAGGCGGCAACGCCGACGGTGGAATCACCGCTGGCTTCCAAGTTGACGCATCACCCCGGCAAGGCGAAGAGCGTGATCTTCCTGTTCATGGATGGTGGCCCCAGCCATCTGGACACCTTTGATCCCAAACCGGATCTCGACAAGTTGGCCGGGAAGCCGATTCCAGAAAGCTTTGGCCGCGTGATCACCGCGATGGGCGAATTCGACTCTCCGATCATGCCGACGCAGCGCAAGTGGAAACAGCACGGGGAAGGTGGGCTGTGGATCTCCGATTGGCTGCCTCACACCGCGAAGATGGCCGACGAACTTGCTGTGATTCGCTCGTGTTGGACCAATGGGATCAACCACTCCGGCGGCATCTGTCAGATGAACACGGGGACTCAGTTCGCCGGTCGACCATCGCTGGGCAGCTGGGTGACCTACGGTCTTGGCACGGAAAACGAAAACCTGCCTGCCTTTGTTGTGATGCAAGAAGGCAAAGGTCGTGTGATCAATGGTGCCCGAAACTGGGGTGCTGGATTCATGCCGGCGGTCTATCAAGGAACCACGATGCAGCGAGAAGGGCCTGCCTTCTCAAATCTGGTTCCACCACAGCATGTCATGCCGGCTCAGCAGCGAAAGGAACTCGATTTCCTTTCGCAACTGAATCGACGGCACGCCGAATCGCGGCAGGACAACACGGATCTCGACGCCCGTATCCGCAGTTTCGAACTCGCATTCAAAATGCAGGCGCATGCTCCGGAGGCCGTGGACTTGTCACAAGAGACTGCCGAGACACAAAAAATGTACGGCATGGATGATAAAAAAACAGAAGCCTATGGACGCAATCTGTTGATGGCACGTCGACTCGTTGAACGAGGTGTTCGATTCGTGCAGTGCTATCACGGAGCGGGCAGCAAATGGGATGCTCACTCGGACATGGAAGGGAACCACACCAGGATGTGTGGTGGCATGGATTTGCCCGTCGCAGGATTGCTGCGAGATCTCAAGCAACGCGGTTTGTTGGACCAAACGCTGGTCGTTTGGGGAGGCGAATTTGGTCGGACTCCCATGAGCGAAAAAGGTGACGGTCGTGATCACAATCCAACTGGATTCACGATGTGGATGGCCGGTGGTGGAGTCAACGGTGGGCAAGCCTACGGAACGACGGACTCCTTGGGACTGCATGCAGTCGAAGATCGCCTGCATGTTCATGACATTCATTCCACCATCCTGCACCTGATGGGCGTGGACCACAAGAAGCTGGTTTACATGCACAAGGGACGCCCCGAACGGATTGATCAAAACGAAGGCCGGGCCTACACGGAGATTGCATCCACATGA
- a CDS encoding DUF1553 domain-containing protein translates to MQFSGQRHLRSTSNLMRLLAGLEWSAVLVAVMFLAWELPVAAGEPSIATRDQFEQHVRPMLLSNCIKCHDDNKQEGGLNLTTLEGLLRGGDTGPAIVPGNPEESLLLEALRYESFEMPPSGPLEDSMVEGIAAWVAAGADWPNGLQLKKISKIDEHDRDWWCFQPVGDPSVPEVDDKGWCRNEIDHFVFRRLSQDNVQPASEAEPQKLARRVHFSLTGLPPDDETAWLIQSEEGWYDTLVDQLLEGSAYGENQARYWLDLVRYADSDGYNADHSRPEAHHYRDYVIRSFNEDKSYDRFVMEQLAGDEVDPGNKDALIGTMFLRHWIYEYNQRDVEGQWAQILNDVTETTADVFLAQGLKCARCHDHKFDPLLQRDYYALRSFFTPLLPREDQPIGDVETRAKHFEQQKVWEEATADIRQRLYEIERLVLLQKAGGQGFKMFTKELQALAASRRHEITPYEYQIVSLMMRQLVLNPEKLPEWLDGEQEVERQKRLKELAEFDHLKPEPLPTMKFVASDVGPEAPPTFIPDLNDDSPIEPAFPIVLEDEPPQIQPPHEALQSTGRRTALANWIACEDNPVTARVMVNRVWQQHFGRGLVENTSDFGHLGTPPSHPELLDWLARRFMDDGWSLKKLHRLILTSATYRQSSERPMDDQLATLDPQNVLLWRQNPRRLFGEEIHDCLMTASGEMGPGKRAIYKNVKRNALDPLLAVFDFPDRVESRGKRHRTTTSPQSLLMMNNPWMHDRSKNLLKNAGSMSLDSLVEEVYQRLYFRKPSPEELALASAFVESYEANVKISEPPSLLASMPSGESAIQLNPKKPVSIQVSPIEELLDPDTTGDLTIEATVMLDSLYPDASVRTIITGWSGNNSQRGWSLGVTSTKSGYQPRNLILQLVGSRTDQDSKPEYEVIASNLRLELNRPYYIAVSIDLDDPSKEGITFYLKDLSKPDAKPEVAHVAHKARWKVQANRAIEIGGRSTHHLWDGLIQNVRLHQRVLSQDDLFGEQRNSSQLLFDIEFTDVEKLGQDQSGQQHHALVTDREMASASPAMQARIALMHALLCSNEVIYVD, encoded by the coding sequence ATGCAATTTTCCGGACAACGTCATCTTCGATCGACCAGCAACTTGATGCGTCTGCTCGCTGGATTGGAATGGTCAGCCGTTCTTGTCGCAGTGATGTTCCTGGCGTGGGAACTTCCAGTCGCTGCCGGGGAACCGTCGATCGCAACACGGGATCAGTTCGAACAACACGTTCGGCCGATGCTGCTGTCCAATTGCATCAAATGTCATGATGACAACAAACAAGAGGGTGGCCTGAACCTGACCACCCTGGAAGGTCTGCTGCGCGGAGGCGACACCGGGCCGGCAATCGTTCCCGGGAATCCTGAGGAAAGCTTGCTGCTCGAGGCACTGCGTTACGAATCGTTCGAAATGCCTCCCAGCGGTCCGCTTGAAGATTCGATGGTGGAGGGCATTGCCGCCTGGGTGGCCGCTGGGGCTGACTGGCCGAACGGTCTGCAGCTGAAGAAAATCTCAAAGATCGACGAGCACGATCGCGACTGGTGGTGCTTTCAACCCGTGGGGGATCCGTCCGTTCCCGAAGTGGACGACAAGGGTTGGTGCCGCAACGAAATCGATCACTTTGTCTTTCGACGTTTATCTCAAGACAACGTCCAACCTGCTTCGGAAGCCGAACCCCAAAAGCTTGCCCGGCGTGTTCACTTTTCACTCACAGGATTGCCTCCTGATGATGAAACAGCCTGGTTGATACAGAGTGAGGAAGGTTGGTACGACACGCTTGTCGATCAATTGTTGGAAGGTTCTGCCTACGGAGAGAATCAGGCGAGGTACTGGTTGGATCTTGTTCGGTACGCCGATTCGGACGGATACAACGCGGATCACTCTCGTCCAGAGGCCCACCATTATCGCGACTATGTGATTCGTTCGTTCAACGAAGACAAGTCGTATGATCGGTTTGTGATGGAGCAACTTGCGGGGGATGAAGTTGATCCGGGGAACAAAGATGCCCTGATCGGCACGATGTTCTTGCGACACTGGATTTACGAATACAACCAACGGGATGTCGAGGGGCAATGGGCGCAAATCCTCAATGACGTCACCGAAACGACCGCCGATGTGTTCCTTGCACAAGGTCTTAAATGCGCCCGCTGCCACGATCACAAGTTTGATCCATTGTTGCAGCGAGACTACTACGCTCTTCGATCGTTCTTTACACCACTGCTTCCTCGCGAAGATCAGCCAATTGGTGATGTTGAAACTCGCGCCAAACACTTTGAACAACAAAAGGTTTGGGAAGAAGCGACCGCGGACATTCGCCAACGCCTGTACGAAATCGAAAGGCTCGTGCTGCTCCAAAAAGCGGGAGGGCAGGGGTTCAAGATGTTCACGAAGGAACTCCAAGCTCTCGCGGCCAGTCGACGTCACGAAATCACTCCTTACGAGTACCAGATTGTGTCGTTGATGATGCGTCAATTGGTTTTGAACCCTGAAAAGCTGCCCGAATGGTTGGATGGGGAGCAGGAAGTTGAACGTCAAAAGCGACTGAAAGAGCTGGCCGAATTCGATCACTTGAAGCCGGAACCGCTTCCGACCATGAAGTTCGTCGCCAGCGATGTCGGGCCGGAGGCACCCCCAACATTCATTCCTGATTTGAATGATGACAGTCCCATTGAGCCTGCCTTCCCAATCGTTCTGGAAGACGAACCGCCACAGATTCAACCTCCTCATGAAGCACTGCAATCAACCGGGCGACGAACTGCCTTGGCCAACTGGATCGCTTGCGAAGACAATCCTGTGACGGCCCGCGTGATGGTCAATCGCGTTTGGCAACAACACTTCGGCCGCGGCCTGGTAGAAAACACCAGTGACTTTGGACATCTCGGAACGCCTCCCTCGCACCCGGAACTGCTCGATTGGTTGGCCCGTCGCTTCATGGATGACGGTTGGAGCTTGAAAAAACTGCATCGATTGATCCTGACGTCAGCGACCTACCGTCAATCCTCCGAGCGGCCGATGGACGATCAACTGGCGACGCTTGACCCACAGAACGTCCTTCTTTGGCGGCAAAATCCACGGCGACTCTTCGGGGAGGAAATTCACGATTGTCTGATGACGGCGAGCGGTGAAATGGGGCCGGGGAAACGAGCGATCTACAAGAATGTCAAACGCAACGCCTTGGACCCACTGTTGGCCGTGTTTGATTTTCCGGACCGGGTTGAGAGTCGAGGCAAGCGACATCGAACGACCACGTCGCCCCAATCCTTGCTGATGATGAACAACCCGTGGATGCACGATCGTTCCAAGAACCTTCTGAAGAATGCAGGTTCGATGAGTCTCGATTCGCTGGTGGAGGAAGTCTATCAGCGTCTCTACTTCCGAAAACCGAGTCCGGAAGAATTGGCATTGGCCTCCGCGTTTGTGGAGTCTTACGAAGCCAATGTGAAGATCTCTGAACCACCGAGTTTGCTTGCGTCGATGCCGAGCGGTGAGTCCGCGATCCAGCTCAATCCGAAGAAACCGGTGTCCATTCAGGTGTCGCCGATTGAAGAGTTGCTCGATCCGGACACCACGGGTGACTTGACCATCGAGGCCACCGTGATGTTGGACTCGCTGTACCCGGACGCTTCGGTTCGAACGATCATCACGGGCTGGTCAGGCAACAACTCCCAACGCGGTTGGTCGCTCGGGGTGACCTCCACCAAGAGTGGGTATCAACCTCGCAATTTGATTTTGCAATTGGTCGGTTCACGCACTGACCAGGACAGCAAACCAGAATACGAAGTGATCGCGTCCAATCTGCGGCTGGAATTGAATCGACCGTACTACATCGCAGTGTCAATTGATCTGGACGACCCTTCGAAAGAAGGCATCACGTTCTATCTGAAGGACCTGTCGAAACCAGATGCCAAACCCGAAGTAGCCCATGTCGCTCACAAAGCTCGTTGGAAGGTGCAAGCCAATCGAGCGATTGAGATTGGTGGTCGTTCAACCCATCACCTTTGGGATGGGTTGATTCAAAATGTTCGTTTGCATCAGCGAGTACTCAGCCAAGACGACTTGTTCGGCGAACAGCGGAATTCGTCGCAGCTGTTGTTTGATATCGAGTTCACAGACGTCGAAAAATTGGGTCAGGATCAATCAGGGCAACAGCACCATGCCTTGGTGACCGATCGAGAAATGGCCTCGGCTTCTCCTGCGATGCAAGCCCGCATTGCACTGATGCACGCACTCCTTTGCTCCAATGAGGTGATTTATGTCGATTGA